The Epinephelus lanceolatus isolate andai-2023 chromosome 13, ASM4190304v1, whole genome shotgun sequence genomic interval ATAGTAGGGTACACTCAGTCCTTGTAAAAGGCATTAAATCTTTCAGCCTGTAGGCTAGCTGCTCACGAGCTAACTTAGCTTAAGCTGAGTGCACTAGTATGCTAGTAGTAAGCTAGTGGCAGGATAATATAGTTAGACTGGACAGTGTCGACttattgttatttatatttgtgctATTATTACCTCCATACTGTGGCGTTAAAAAGGTGGTTCATGTAAattacataaacaaacacattttcatttggtTTGTGGTTCTTACAGCATTGGCATTTTAATTTGACCAAAGATGCCCTGTAACAGTGTACCCCACTACAAGCTGCGCCAGTGGTATGAAACTGTTGGTCTCCTAAGTGGGCATGGTCGCCTGTCCCACATCCCCCCCACCTTGTTTGGAAGTGTAGCAAACGTCATGTGGATGGATGAAATCAGACACAATACAAGACTATACATCACACTGTACAAATTTAATGTTCGCTCCTTAATTTGCTGCTCGTTTTTATCTCCTAGCTTAATGCCTGATATCAACCGAGTGTAAGATTACGTTAGTTGTTGCCAGGTCTCTTGAAGAGTGTGTTGCTAAAACAGAGACGTCttgaacaaaataaattttctcctgattcgTGTGTCTGAGAAAATGCCATTTCAGTGTCAGAATGCTTTGAAGAGTTGGGGCATGTGAAAAATGGGTCCCGCTGTGCCAAAGCACCTAATGACAGAAGCTGATTATCCTGGTGTGTGAAAGCCTCTTcaatacatgttttgttttatgacataaaatatgtctgtACATAATCCAAgcggctaaatgagactacacaGCATCATCATGCCAAATGCAGCTTCACAGCCGTGTTGTGGGGGCGATGTTAGGTCATGCGACTgtggtgttttttgtttatagcttaatgttagcttttcacctctggcaattgcatttaggcttcaaaaatcataaaagtggtgttcatttgtgaagattatcttgctgaacaaaacatgtatcaTAGATGTTTGTTTActacagagcttatttttttcaataatccaaaatccagtggtAAAATAACGCCTACAGCATTTCgtcaagggaaccagggcaatgcTAATTTCCACGTCTGCCTACAAAGAAACGTCATCCATGGAGCAATCAGTTGTCAAGAGCCATTCCTCTACAGTATGTTTACCCATCAAGTTAAAATTTCAGTGGGTATTCAACAGTTCATAACATAATGTAATTTTCAACATGTGATTCACCCCCCTTGGTGTACAGGTCAAAGTCGTGCTGAGAGTAAGCCCAACGCTGTCAGAGGGCCAAGGCCAACCACCTGTTCTTCACATCGACCCATCCAAAAAAAGACTCACCATAATGGAACCAGTGAGCAAAAGCCAATCACACGCTACAATGACACTAGGCAGGGATGGCAAAAATCTTCCCAAGACCTTCAACTTTGATGCTGCCTATCCTCAAGAGTCAAGCCAGGTTTGTTTCTTCATGCTGATTACTGATTCGGAATATGGCatattctgcttttttttccaagtATTTAATGCAAATTTCTCCCTCTGTTAACTACTCACCACGGTTAGTTTGCTCTGTGTGTCTGATGACCTGAAAGCTGATAGGGCCTGGATAGCCACCACAATTACACAGTCCATCAATTATATTCAACCTTCTCCAAGCGCTCCTTACAGTATTTGTGCCCAAGGGAATCTGTAGAATCAGTATGCATCTTTCGTTTCATTGAATGTACTATTTCAGTGCAGACATGAATCATAAGATGCTCGCTGTCCTTTGTTCTCCCTGACCAGGCTGAGGTGTGTGCGGGCGTCTTGGCTGATGTCATCCGCTGTGTACTCAGCGGCAGCGATGGATGTGTTCTGGGTTTGGGATGTGCTGATGTGGGTGAGTAATCGGTCGCTGTGAGAGGCCATGGGTTAAAATCTTAAGATGAGAGTGGGACGCTTTTATCTGCGCTCAGGGGCCATCCACCCCCCCTCCCGCTTCTCTGTCCCACTCTGGCTATCATTCACTCGTTCTTTATCACTTAAACTCCCTGTCTCcattttctccctctgtcctcttaCCAATCTTGATACACATTTCCGGGCTCCTTGTTCTTTTGCCGTCTCTGCGGTTccatttgtctttttctgtcgtctttttttccacagtagTGACAGAAAAGTGTTGCCATTTCAACTCTCTCCGTCTTAGTCATTCATCTTTCACCTGTTACTTTGTAAATAAAAGCCTATTCATCAATTATACAACACATGCTTTTTCAAAAGCCTTCATTTTGCCTGATAGACGTTTCAGAATACtgcacaaaaagacacaaatattttattttattttgctgaagCGCTGAGCTCAGAGGGGACTGTAAACAAAATGGACTGTAATACATTGCTATTAGAGAGATGGAACCCTGCACTTAGCGTCAGTGAAGGGGTTTAATAGAttggcagcacacacacacacacacacacacacacacacaaggtaagGACAGGGTCTCCTTGGAGCTGCTTTTTCACATGACGCCACTCTCCGTAAATCTGATTGAATTAGTTGGCCAATAGAAACTACATGTGGCTTGCAGCCAGAGGATATCAATCTCCCCCACAGAATACTATTCTCTCTGAATAACGGCAGGCAGCTTGGCCTTTAATTGGAGTAAACCAATTCTCTTATCCTCATTCAATTAGAGTTTGGATAAGACAAGATATGGTAAAACAGACCCATAACTCAAAACTAATGTGGGGCAAAAGTGCACTTGGAAATACAGTATGGCACCAGTCCATGAGAAATTCTAAAAGTGTATTTGGTTGTGTTCCTGTAAATATGCTCCATCTTTATTTGTGCATATTTATATCTTGTGTCTTGTGATTTGTGTTAGCTAGTgcatttcatttattatgtacATTGATTTAACTTATGAATCAGCTGCATGTGCATCCACATTTCTATATTGCCTCATAAATATGTGTTCATATGAAAGTATTGCATGTGTGTAGTCCTTGGCATTCCAACTGTTGCAGACACAAGGGCTGGCCTTGGAGTACATGGTGTTGCCAGATGCTTATTTCTTTCCTGCCACAGACAAGCTTTAGGTTTAAGTCATGGACTGTTTAGTGAAGATGAACGACATGACAGCTTCCCAAAagtgaagacaaaacaaaaattgtttcctggctggctgcagtgtaggtcataaaccccgccctctccatgttagtggatgggacatgggccaaactaaaaaattaaagtacccatcaaataaattttgcccaaagatggtttctgtcactTTAGGTAGTTCATATCACActgctgtatgttcaagtgtttgtttttttataacttTGGTATTAATTAGTTTTTTGATGCTACAAAAAGGGggtttgacatcatgattgacagctgtgtgtgccagtcGGTGTGTCTGCGATCACTGGCGTCTCTTGTGAATGGTTAGACAGGTGTTTGAATGGGAACTCTATACCGTAGagacagactctggctccaaatgacatcatcagtgcaagatggcagctgaATCAAGTGCTGTGTCTTAAAttgcgtacttctgtacttacacttaatattttgagtgcataagtgcgttcacactgagaagcatggaaaaatgcagtgcactatgagtacgcGGATGTTGCACttaacggtcaagaagttgagtgttgaactatggacacttctcgccctcaatggtcgccatcacTTTTCAAATTGGAAATGGCAGCcaaggactgtgcgaccgtgaacgtcgctgcattgtacaaatacatgtgttttttgcaagaagcaccactatactgttgtcgggtataagtcagcatgtttattgggttaatttagcagtctgtaatgatttggtactgcGAACGATAacgtgaatgctaatgctagtttgcttactagctaatttgcggtcgtcatttccggtgagtacacaacggccgtgtttggtttgagacaacaataccctgtcgaaatttgcgttctacgccaatgagtacatagtgcacatagtatactacatagaagtatactaatggaagtatgtgatttgagacacaccaagggatattttggtttcatttatgtacagtgggaggaagtggttCTCCATCTTTATCTGCTGTTATTGCTTTAAGCCAGTCACAGACAATTCAGTGTAAAGTAAAATTTTAGCTAATTATACTCACCCAAGTTGGCCTCtttgaataaatgaaataaacaaacaaaaaaaaacagcaatagtCTACAGCCAGGATAGTGTGAGGTTGTACTTAggcacagtatttttttttttggtgctaaatgctaacatcagcatgaacAGTTACCATGCTcatatttgctaattagcaccacGTACAGTGGAGAATCATCAAACAAATAATTAGACAAATagacattttgacctgatgatggtgcaaGAAGAAAGGGATTAATGTTTTCATGATTTAGTCTCAGGGGACCacgaatatatatatatatatatatatatatatatatatatatagcaaataTCATGGCCATCCATTTAATGTTTGTCAGGATATTTCACTCTGAACCAGGAAACATCAACTTCATGAAGGTATAGGATGAAAAGTTACAGGATGAGAGTCATTAGGATTAATCCTCTGaggaccatgaatatctgtatAGAAATTCCTGCATTTGTGAAGATATGTCAGTCTGGACGAAAGTGTTGTCTGACTGACAGATATCATATATGATATTAGAGCAATATTTGATCACAGTGGGCCCCCAACAAACATCATATCAAAATTGTGCTCCTCAGAGTGTATGTTGTGTTGATGGGGTGTCCATGTGTTTAAAGGGTGTGAATGTATTATACTTTATGTCTTAGTGTCTGTATGtagcatacatacatatgtgtgCTCTGTTGTCTGCCCCAGGCTCGTGGTCTAGCATGGTGGGGAGTGGCGAGAGCATCCAGAAGCTCGGACTGGTTCCCTGTGCCATCTCCTGGCTGTACAGTGCCATTGAGCGGCGGAGGGAGAAGACCTGGACCGATCTGACTGTATCAGTGTCCGCTATAGAGCTCTGCTGCGGAGAGGAGGACACGCTGAGGGATCTGCTAGGGGAGGTTGTGCCCTCATTAGGAAGTGTCCAGAACAGCCCAAAAGCCCATGTCAGAGTCCAAGAAGACCCCGTCTCAGGGATACAGGTAGAAGGACAAGGGGGCTTGTTAAATGAACTGCTGCTtctactgtgtctctgtcaCTATATCTGTTGATCAGTCgaagcacaagcacacacactgacccaaATAGTTGGTGTAATCACCCTTATAACCAAATTAAATTAGTGTCATTCTGTACAGTCTAATCAGTCTTTGGAAAGACTGTGGCAGATCTGGAATCCATAGAGCCAAGGCTATATTTTTTGTTGCAGACAAATTACAATTTCTTGGCTCTGTTTCATTGGCAGTGAATCAAAGGTTCAATTCCTTAAACACAAACAAGTGTTATTTTACAGTTGTTTTAACAGCTCGGAACCAGAAAATGAACACATAATGTGCCTGGGTATTTTCATTGTTTACAGAGCTAATTAATTGCTTATTCATTTGCAGTCGGAGGTGTCAGTGATATTACAGATACTGTAATGTGGAAAAAtgttaatgattatttatggTCTACACTGTACGTGAGAAGATAATACTGGTGATGTGTGAGACCTATTAGATGGAATCAAAGATTACATCTGATTGCATTATAATTGTGCAGCTGTCTCCGCCCTCACACTGCTGTTTGCCTATTGCAAGCCAGTGCCTCACCAGTGTAGGTGTGcgtttctctctgtttcttcatGGACTACTTGGAACATGAAACCTTCTGTATGAATGGAGCTCTTATTCCCAAACATTCTTAaatggaaaatgtttttattttaagatggggtaggcagaaatctggaaaaggcaaaaaaaaaaaaaaatacatggcagaatttgaaaatacaccctcctcctgcagctcttccttctctgtcctaagcccctcccaccagataaCCACAACTTCATGCAGTAATCCAGTGTTTTACATATATTGATTCAGAATTAAATCTAATTTCATTGTACAGTTGCACATAATGTATTTGCTCAGCCCCTCGTTTCCCTGCTCTCTCAGACCACACATGAGACAAATTAGTTAGCTAGCTACCCCATGGTCCCTCTGCCTTGCTCCCCATCACTGTGGACTACTTCCCCAGGATGAGAAcgggcagcagctcaggagacaGACCTTTGGTTGGTGGCTGTAGcagctcaaattcagccagtgcaACATCACCACCCAGAgtcacagtgggctggtggCCAACAGCAGCGTCGAGTccaacctgtgtaacagcagcaacagaaagtttgatcCTGCGGCAAGTTTGGACAGTCTGGTCCCCTGAAGCTGGGATTTGCGCTGACTGGATTTGGGTTGCTGCACCAGCTGGCGTGTTGTCGGTCTCCGGAGCTGCTGCCAGCTCTCCTCCGTGTGAGGTGGTCTGCGGCTGCgaggagtgaggtggaggacacactgggattcgaggctctagctaacattagcaacatAAATGTGAAGTTGAAGCCAAAGCCATAAGTCTTTTGCTCttgttagcagaaggctaaactattagcaacattttctctcatcaTCTCTGAAAATTCTGCTGCTTGACACttgttttcttgcttttagactttgggttgctttgcagtatAGGTGGTTGTTGTCAATGCTGGAAtggcaactttctctgcaggattctccaccattgaatcaggctttcgtTGAAGAGAATGTACACTCACATCTGTATTTGtggaacagccaataggaacgcaatctctctgaaatgacctgtgattggccaatgTCTCCCGTCACaagctagattttctaaagcctgacaacagagccaagaggaggtgcagaagtctagtatTATCTCAGTCAACTTGAATTACAATTTGCTGAAAATGTATTATAggatttttactcaattaatcCAAgattaaactgcctaccccagctttaaataGTTTATGAAAAGATTCTAcatgagatttttttaaactatcctctctcctctctccagctACATAACCACAACCGGGTGAAAGCCCCCACTGCTGAGCGAGCAGCTTCCCTCCTGGATGCAGCCATTGCAGCGCGTCGGCACAGTGACTTCATAACATACCTGTCCCACAGCTCCATAATGTTCTTCACTCTCCACGTCCAGCCCCCGCGTACAGAAAGCAGCACCATTGGCAAAGGTTGTAATGAATTATTCAGTTACTAGCACAGCTTGTCCCTGGTGAATTCTGTGTTTCCCCTTGAATCATCTTCCACAGTTAATTCTAAATTCAGTGCTGATTTAATGCAgtttaatatttattcattatgtGCATATGTGAAAAAAAGTTGCTAAACTTTTGCATTTacactctcctctgctctctgattCCATGCCTAGGTTCACGTGGCTCCACTAAGTTGACCATGATAGATGTGTGTAGTGGTATGAGGGGTATGAGCAAGAATAAACCTCCATATTCTGAACTGGGCCCTGTTGTGTTGTCTCTCCTAAGTGGACATAAAACCATCCCCAGCAAGTAAGAATGACACACAAAGATACTAGTGTAGACATATTGGAATGCAATGCTGTAACGTGAACTGCATTAATATTTTGATAGGAAGCTGAAGTTGACTCTTGCTGTTGGTCTTGTAACTTGGTTTCCAAAAACAGTCAGATTTTTTGCCTGTAAACCCATTTTATACTGGGCTACAAAAACCACTACATCAAAATTTTGAAATTAAAAGATTTGGCTGTTTGGAGATTAAATTGTCTGATGCATCATTTGAATAATGTCTGTACATTTGCACTGTCTCTGCTTAGGGGTAGTAAGTTGACTATGCTCCTTCGAGAGGCCTTGGGTCACTTAAATTGCCATACCACAGTCGTCGCTCAGGTTGATGATTCACTGGCTCGCCTTCAAGAAACCCTATCCACCATCCAGCTGGCTTCTCGCATCCGCAGGACGCAGAAGAGAACGAAGGTACCGTACATATCTTGTAACGTCTTTCTACTGATTCCGCACCTTTAAATTATGTCACAGTATTTAGGCTCTTTCTGTAAACAAAGTGGGAGTGATTGTTACCAATTATTTGTTGATTTATGTTTTGGATCGTATGGTTCTAGAACTAACTCCACAATTCATCTTCGTCCAACAGCAGTCCACTTCATGTTCTCCTTGTGGGAGGAGTTTGACTAAAGAGAAGAGAGGGCCACCATCTTTTTCCTTGCGGGCGTTTCACTCCACTGATGAAGTAGATGTCGATGTTCCTCGTTTCCATTTGCGTGGTGAACTGGATGAGCACTCTAGTAGTGACCAGTCCTGTGACACAGTCATCCAAATAGACTCAGATGGCTTGGTCCAGTCCAAAGTAACCTCAAGACTGACACAACCTGAATTTGTGCCCATCATACCCTCTTTGCATCCTAACAAGGCTGATATGGATGACCCTGAGTTTACCGCTCTACTCCAAGAGCTTCTGAGAATCCCTCAGCTGcaaggagagaagaaaaatgaggAAACTCTTCAAGGGAATATTGAAATGCTGAAAGCAGACACCAAGAAGCCAGGGAAGGACTGTCTTAAATGTGACACATTTGCTGAACTTCAAGAGCGCTTGGGGTGTATCGATGGAAGTGAGGCAACAATGGATGTGCTCAGGTCTTCCTTAAAAGGCCCGTCTGTTAACAATGTCACAGCCAAATCACAACCCCACAAAGACACAGGGAAACACACAGACCCTGAAACATCAGACGCACAACAGACATTGTTAAATCAGGGGTTAGGTTGCAGTCAGACCTCTGTCGGAGAAAAGCAAACAGATGGTGCCTTCCCTGGAGACAGTTTTCAGAGAGAGGATTCAGGCCTGTATGACTGTGAGGAGTGCAGTGGAACCAGCTCCAGTGAGGAACTACTGAATCAAACTCTCAGTCTTAACATGACCTGTCGATCTGATCTGCCTAAAAAAGGAACTGTTAAGTCAGAGGATAAGCTCTCTTCTCAGGACTTTGATGTGGATGCTCAGGGCATGAACATCAACAGTTCCCTTCAACCTACAGGTAAACAGGAGTgtcctgaagctgctgattggtTCAAACCAGACAAAAGGACCTCACCAGTTGGCAAGAGCTCCCCCAtatctccttcctcctcctgctcctcttcaAACTCCTTGGCTACCAGTGTTATACTTGGAGATGTCTTACCCAATCGCCCTGCAGAGGATGTTAAAGAAATGAAGGCCACTATCACAGTAACTGTTCAACAGCCACTGGACCTAAAAGGTCAAGATGAGCTTGTTTTTTCTATGGTGGAAGAGGTGACCATTAGTGGAGCACTGGACAAAGGGAGGACAGGTGGAAACATTATTTGTATCAGAGACACTGCCCAATCACAGGCACATGTGCAAGGCCCTGCCAGCTCTCAACCAATCAGGATAATCAGCAATGTCAGCGAAGAATCTATAGGCGCAGGTTCTTCTAATACAAACAAAAGCTCTGCAGCTCAAGATGTAGCTACAGATCCTAGCACAGACAAGCCCCAGTATCAATTCAGAAGGGAAAAGAAGTTCTTACCTTCCTTTATAAACCCCATGCTGATTAATGCAGATGTGGATTGTGAATTGAATGgtatgaaagaaaaagaaagtaacCCTCATGATGCTTTTACAGGAGTCAAGTCGCAGTCTGAGCCCAGACGGAATAATGCCAAATGTCCAGAAGACAGAAAGGTTCTTGAAAAGAGAAGTGGGGCTTTTGCTTCTGAGACACATGCCAAAAAGTCTGACAAAGTATGTGACTTACCTTTTAGCCAAAGTTCTTATGACACAAAGGTCTTGAAAGATTCAGCCTTTGGTGATGAAActgcagaaaacaaaatgtgtggaaagagacagagacattcaGACAAGAGCCACCCTAGAGACAGGGAGCATGTTTATTCCACTAACACTCCAAAGGGCTCAGAGGGGGGAGAAATCGGTTCCAGACGTGTTGGGAATGCCCCCAAGAGAACTGGTGTGTCACCTGGTTGCCAGGAAACTGCCTCTGCTTCCTTTAAAACAGGTAGTTTGCCTCGAGGCTGGCAAAATGCCAACCACCAGGACAGCTACCATGGCGTTCACATGGCAGAGAACCACAGAGACCCAAGGGGGATGACATCATCCACCCCGTGTAGCCCAAGAGTTACTCTGGAGAGGAGGCAGGGCAGACAGCACTCCCCAATGAACCACAGCCTCCATGTCTCTTCTCCTCGGAAATATGGAACTGAATACAAACAGCATGCTAGTAGTGCTCACAGAGATGGTGTTGAATCCTTGTTTGAGGCCTCAAATCTGAGAATGAAACATGACAATATGAGTGGGAGGCCAAAGTCACCCACTGAGGACAGTAGCAGGCTTTTCAGTGCAAAACTGGAGCAGCTGGCAACAAGGACTAATTCTCTTGGTAGAATCCCAAGAGACTTCCCAGCCCTGGACAGAGGCGGTAGTAACACCTCAGTAAGCTCTAAGGGGAGCTCCAAGGGAAGTACTGAAGGGGCTTGTAAGGGAGGTTGTAAAGGAAATAATGAGGGCGATTGTACCTTCCCAAGGTCTAGCAGGAGCCCCAGGAAGAATCCTCGGTCTGACCAGAGTCATCACTTCTTTGTCTCTGAAAACCCTGTAACTCAGTCTGCTAGGCATAACCATTCCAAGCTCTCTGCTGTGGGGAAACTCAAGATGGCTAGCCCCAAAGTCCGTCGACTGTCTGCCCCCAGCATCAAGAACCTCAGTCTTCCACGCAAAAGCCTGCAACAGTCTATCAACCGCAGTGCCAGTCTTTCTCCAGACAGCAAAACAGTTAGCTTTGAGCGGACGTCGTCCTTTCTGTCCTCTTCCCCTCCAAGGTCTTTTCATTCAATCAGTCGGACACCGAGCCAAAGCTCCACATGCTCATCCACAAAATCTGCCATTCAGGGGTTTATAAATGGACGGATCTCTGACCTTCTTAAGGAAAGGGCCTCCAGTCCCACCTCAGGAAGACTGGACCAAATGACCACAATTCCATCACCATACAGCCAGGTGACTGCTCCCCGTATGCCTGATCATCTGAGTGGGCACGCGAGTGACACCACCAGTGTGTTGAGTGGAGATTTGCCACCAGCTATGGGGAAGACATCCCTGAATTTCTCTAACAGGAACAGTATGGTGAGCAGTGGATATGACAGCATGGTGAGGGACAGTGAAGCCACAGGCAGCGACAGGAGCAGCTCTCTTCTTAGTGTTGCTCGAAGCAGCCGATCATCCCGGAGGAGAGGCAACACAGGTAAAAACCCCTGGAATAAGTGGACTTTAATGAACTGACCCGGATGACTTTCTACTCTGGAAAGATCAGAACCTCATCCA includes:
- the kif26bb gene encoding kinesin-like protein KIF26B isoform X1, translating into MSSLTGRGERFPASVRGPLWSSQVQHHPEPLGFSASINGKDCKERPTPEGAGGSRGDPHRNMCQRADAVPSYKSLPGSVGDRIRSTLSFGSGTICRGTMYANSGFGRSDRKVACCEKCSATLVALKKQALTLAVHHHFSCKDSSDLSAFLHDNLCVHSRSTNESRDREREQGQCGACGVNLNQLKQEAVHLALSRGQSLAKPPFEPSFSTGTLLGQSETKHGDRAPREAATAVHQPRSRTNSPHSPRSPRTPQRTPQTLRRRGPKLPNPDMDRWVEEQQQLVASKSASGADGVSTYPYHKAADDATLGRSNAGTVQTSSKIPHISRVVTIANTAAMSLLARAAEKLNLTTRKKGQASDPAPAHFSTCFREMIQKNPPPVPSCLLQAATRTKDSPSVGKVKVVLRVSPTLSEGQGQPPVLHIDPSKKRLTIMEPVSKSQSHATMTLGRDGKNLPKTFNFDAAYPQESSQAEVCAGVLADVIRCVLSGSDGCVLGLGCADVGSWSSMVGSGESIQKLGLVPCAISWLYSAIERRREKTWTDLTVSVSAIELCCGEEDTLRDLLGEVVPSLGSVQNSPKAHVRVQEDPVSGIQLHNHNRVKAPTAERAASLLDAAIAARRHSDFITYLSHSSIMFFTLHVQPPRTESSTIGKGSRGSTKLTMIDVCSGMRGMSKNKPPYSELGPVVLSLLSGHKTIPSKGSKLTMLLREALGHLNCHTTVVAQVDDSLARLQETLSTIQLASRIRRTQKRTKQSTSCSPCGRSLTKEKRGPPSFSLRAFHSTDEVDVDVPRFHLRGELDEHSSSDQSCDTVIQIDSDGLVQSKVTSRLTQPEFVPIIPSLHPNKADMDDPEFTALLQELLRIPQLQGEKKNEETLQGNIEMLKADTKKPGKDCLKCDTFAELQERLGCIDGSEATMDVLRSSLKGPSVNNVTAKSQPHKDTGKHTDPETSDAQQTLLNQGLGCSQTSVGEKQTDGAFPGDSFQREDSGLYDCEECSGTSSSEELLNQTLSLNMTCRSDLPKKGTVKSEDKLSSQDFDVDAQGMNINSSLQPTGKQECPEAADWFKPDKRTSPVGKSSPISPSSSCSSSNSLATSVILGDVLPNRPAEDVKEMKATITVTVQQPLDLKGQDELVFSMVEEVTISGALDKGRTGGNIICIRDTAQSQAHVQGPASSQPIRIISNVSEESIGAGSSNTNKSSAAQDVATDPSTDKPQYQFRREKKFLPSFINPMLINADVDCELNGMKEKESNPHDAFTGVKSQSEPRRNNAKCPEDRKVLEKRSGAFASETHAKKSDKVCDLPFSQSSYDTKVLKDSAFGDETAENKMCGKRQRHSDKSHPRDREHVYSTNTPKGSEGGEIGSRRVGNAPKRTGVSPGCQETASASFKTGSLPRGWQNANHQDSYHGVHMAENHRDPRGMTSSTPCSPRVTLERRQGRQHSPMNHSLHVSSPRKYGTEYKQHASSAHRDGVESLFEASNLRMKHDNMSGRPKSPTEDSSRLFSAKLEQLATRTNSLGRIPRDFPALDRGGSNTSVSSKGSSKGSTEGACKGGCKGNNEGDCTFPRSSRSPRKNPRSDQSHHFFVSENPVTQSARHNHSKLSAVGKLKMASPKVRRLSAPSIKNLSLPRKSLQQSINRSASLSPDSKTVSFERTSSFLSSSPPRSFHSISRTPSQSSTCSSTKSAIQGFINGRISDLLKERASSPTSGRLDQMTTIPSPYSQVTAPRMPDHLSGHASDTTSVLSGDLPPAMGKTSLNFSNRNSMVSSGYDSMVRDSEATGSDRSSSLLSVARSSRSSRRRGNTGPHQRRLSHDTPLSLRRSTSGLRSGWVDRGIPEAYEIKVYEIDNVQRMQKRAGAGKQGPACFSAKLKFLEHRQQRISEVRDKYNHLRRELEKAKHNLMLEPTKWNQEFDLWQTFEVDSLEHLEALEVVTARLENRLNLCKANVMMVTCFDAGTRRRHKKRRRKAPEPRALKGV
- the kif26bb gene encoding kinesin-like protein KIF26B isoform X2 gives rise to the protein MSSLTGRGERFPASVRGPLWSSQVQHHPEPLGFSASINGKDCKERPTPEGAGGSRGDPHRNMCQRADAVPSYKSLPGSVGDRIRSTLSFGSGTICRGTMYANSGFGRSDRKVACCEKCSATLVALKKQALTLAVHHHFSCKDSSDLSAFLHDNLCVHSRSTNESRDREREQGQCGACGVNLNQLKQEAVHLALSRGQSLAKPPFEPSFSTGTLLGQSETKHGDRAPREAATAVHQPRSRTNSPHSPRSPRTPQRTPQTLRRRGPKLPNPDMDRWVEEQQQLVASKSASGADGVSTYPYHKAADDATLGRSNAGTVQTSSKIPHISRVVTIANTAAMSLLARAAEKLNLTTRKKGQASDPAPAHFSTCFREMIQKNPPPVPSCLLQAATRTKDSPSVGKVKVVLRVSPTLSEGQGQPPVLHIDPSKKRLTIMEPVSKSQSHATMTLGRDGKNLPKTFNFDAAYPQESSQAEVCAGVLADVIRCVLSGSDGCVLGLGCADVGSWSSMVGSGESIQKLGLVPCAISWLYSAIERRREKTWTDLTVSVSAIELCCGEEDTLRDLLGEVVPSLGSVQNSPKAHVRVQEDPVSGIQLHNHNRVKAPTAERAASLLDAAIAARRHSDFITYLSHSSIMFFTLHVQPPRTESSTIGKGSRGSTKLTMIDVCSGMRGMSKNKPPYSELGPVVLSLLSGHKTIPSKGSKLTMLLREALGHLNCHTTVVAQVDDSLARLQETLSTIQLASRIRRTQKRTKQSTSCSPCGRSLTKEKRGPPSFSLRAFHSTDEVDVDVPRFHLRGELDEHSSSDQSCDTVIQIDSDGLVQSKVTSRLTQPEFVPIIPSLHPNKADMDDPEFTALLQELLRIPQLQGEKKNEETLQGNIEMLKADTKKPGKDCLKCDTFAELQERLGCIDGSEATMDVLRSSLKGPSVNNVTAKSQPHKDTGKHTDPETSDAQQTLLNQGLGCSQTSVGEKQTDGAFPGDSFQREDSGLYDCEECSGTSSSEELLNQTLSLNMTCRSDLPKKGTVKSEDKLSSQDFDVDAQGMNINSSLQPTGKQECPEAADWFKPDKRTSPVGKSSPISPSSSCSSSNSLATSVILGDVLPNRPAEDVKEMKATITVTVQQPLDLKGQDELVFSMVEEVTISGALDKGRTGGNIICIRDTAQSQAHVQGPASSQPIRIISNVSEESIGAGSSNTNKSSAAQDVATDPSTDKPQYQFRREKKFLPSFINPMLINADVDCELNGMKEKESNPHDAFTGVKSQSEPRRNNAKCPEDRKVLEKRSGAFASETHAKKSDKVCDLPFSQSSYDTKVLKDSAFGDETAENKMCGKRQRHSDKSHPRDREHVYSTNTPKGSEGGEIGSRRVGNAPKRTGVSPGCQETASASFKTGSLPRGWQNANHQDSYHGVHMAENHRDPRGMTSSTPCSPRVTLERRQGRQHSPMNHSLHVSSPRKYGTEYKQHASSAHRDGVESLFEASNLRMKHDNMSGRPKSPTEDSSRLFSAKLEQLATRTNSLGRIPRDFPALDRGGSNTSVSSKGSSKGSTEGACKGGCKGNNEGDCTFPRSSRSPRKNPRSDQSHHFFVSENPVTQSARHNHSKLSAVGKLKMASPKVRRLSAPSIKNLSLPRKSLQQSINRSASLSPDSKTVSFERTSSFLSSSPPRSFHSISRTPSQSSTCSSTKSAIQGFINGRISDLLKERASSPTSGRLDQMTTIPSPYSQVTAPRMPDHLSGHASDTTSVLSGDLPPAMGKTSLNFSNRNSMVSSGYDSMVRDSEATGSDRSSSLLSVARSSRSSRRRGNTGPHQRRLSHDTPLSLRRSTSGLRSGWVDRGIPEAYEIKVYEIDNVQRMQKRAGACMLQCQTEVFGAPSAEDLRGPRQIQPPEERAREGQTQPHAGAHQVEPRVRPVADLRGGLPRASGGPRSGDSPAGEQAQPLQGQRHDGHLLRCRHQKKT